The Helicobacter mustelae genome has a segment encoding these proteins:
- a CDS encoding saccharopine dehydrogenase family protein, whose protein sequence is MSTVLQIGAGGVGGVVAHKLARNKQTFSKIILASRNITKCQAIAKNIKEKQLGEIICESVDADDTEALVALIQKHQPKVVINVALPYQNLSIMEACLRTKTHYLDTANYEHPDTAKFEYKEQWAYNDRFKRAGIFGLLGSGFDPGVTNVFCAYAQKHLFDKIRTIDILDCNAGDHGYPFATNFNPEINLREVSANGRYWENGKWIETKPLEIMQTWAYPEIGEKDSYLLYHEELESLVRNIPGLQRIRFFMTFSQSYITHMKCLENVGMLGIKEVEHEGHKIIPIQFLKTLLPDPASLAGRTKGKTNIGCYIIGSKNGHDKTVYIYNVCDHQEAYRDVSAQAISYTTGVPAMIGAKLICQDIWGDMPGVWNMEQLDPDPFMEELNKQGLPWKLIEKVNV, encoded by the coding sequence ATGAGCACTGTTTTACAGATAGGAGCTGGTGGGGTTGGTGGAGTCGTCGCACACAAACTTGCACGAAACAAACAGACCTTTTCAAAAATCATTCTGGCCTCAAGAAATATCACAAAATGCCAGGCCATTGCAAAAAATATCAAAGAAAAGCAATTGGGTGAAATTATTTGTGAGAGCGTGGATGCTGATGACACGGAGGCATTAGTGGCCCTAATCCAAAAACACCAGCCAAAAGTCGTCATCAATGTCGCCCTACCCTACCAAAATCTAAGCATTATGGAAGCTTGTTTGCGTACAAAAACCCACTATTTGGATACCGCCAACTACGAACATCCCGACACTGCAAAATTTGAATACAAGGAACAATGGGCCTATAATGACCGCTTTAAGCGCGCGGGAATTTTTGGACTGCTGGGCAGTGGTTTTGATCCGGGGGTGACGAATGTTTTTTGCGCCTATGCACAAAAGCATCTTTTTGACAAAATCCGCACGATTGATATTTTAGACTGCAATGCTGGAGATCACGGCTATCCCTTTGCCACCAACTTCAATCCCGAAATCAACCTGCGCGAAGTGAGTGCCAATGGGCGCTATTGGGAAAATGGCAAGTGGATTGAGACAAAGCCTCTAGAAATTATGCAGACTTGGGCATATCCAGAGATTGGAGAAAAAGATTCCTATCTCCTCTATCATGAGGAACTCGAATCCCTTGTCAGAAATATCCCAGGACTGCAAAGAATTCGCTTTTTTATGACATTCTCTCAGAGCTATATCACCCATATGAAATGCCTAGAAAATGTCGGGATGTTGGGAATCAAGGAAGTCGAACATGAGGGGCACAAAATCATACCCATTCAATTCCTAAAAACCCTATTACCAGATCCTGCATCTCTTGCTGGCCGCACCAAAGGGAAAACCAACATCGGCTGCTACATCATTGGATCCAAAAATGGACATGACAAAACCGTCTATATTTATAATGTGTGCGATCACCAAGAGGCCTATCGTGATGTCAGCGCGCAGGCTATAAGCTACACTACCGGTGTACCCGCGATGATTGGCGCCAAACTCATCTGCCAAGACATCTGGGGAGACATGCCAGGGGTCTGGAATATGGAACAACTTGATCCCGATCCCTTTATGGAAGAGCTCAACAAACAAGGGCTACCCTGGAAACTCATTGAAAAAGTAAATGTCTAA
- a CDS encoding 2-oxoglutarate synthase subunit alpha, with the protein MREIISGGNELVAKAAIEVGCKFYGGYPITPSSDIMHELSVALPQNGGRFIQMEDEISGISVALGASMSGTKSMTGSSGPGISLKVEQIGYGFMAEIPLVIANVMRSGPSTGMPTRVAQGDINFMKNPSHGDFKAVAVAPGTLEEAYTETIRAFNLAETLMTPVFLLMDETIGHMYGKAKIPDLKEVQKSIKNRATFDGDPKDYTPYGVGSNDPAVLNPFFKGYRYHITGLHHGPIGFPTEDAKMGQALIDRLFAKIESRIEEITHIETKDLEGAEIAIIAYGSASLAVKEAMAELKGKGKKVGLFRPITLWPSPAKQLKELGDKFEKILVIELNKGQYLEEIERIMQRRVTFFGKADGRSISPHEIIAKIEEM; encoded by the coding sequence ATGCGAGAAATAATTTCTGGTGGAAATGAATTAGTAGCAAAGGCCGCGATTGAAGTGGGCTGTAAGTTTTATGGTGGATATCCCATTACCCCATCTTCAGACATCATGCATGAACTTAGCGTAGCACTCCCACAAAATGGTGGAAGATTCATCCAAATGGAAGATGAAATTAGTGGGATATCTGTAGCACTGGGTGCAAGCATGAGTGGCACAAAGTCCATGACAGGAAGCTCAGGACCCGGGATCTCACTCAAGGTCGAGCAGATCGGCTATGGATTTATGGCAGAGATTCCTCTAGTCATCGCCAATGTCATGCGCTCTGGACCCTCTACGGGTATGCCCACTCGAGTTGCACAAGGTGATATCAATTTTATGAAAAATCCAAGTCATGGGGATTTTAAGGCCGTGGCAGTGGCACCAGGAACACTTGAAGAAGCATACACAGAGACCATTCGCGCCTTCAATCTCGCAGAAACTCTCATGACTCCTGTTTTTTTGCTGATGGATGAGACCATCGGACATATGTATGGCAAAGCAAAGATCCCCGATCTCAAAGAGGTGCAAAAAAGTATTAAAAATCGCGCAACCTTTGATGGAGATCCCAAAGACTACACTCCCTATGGAGTGGGCTCCAATGACCCTGCAGTGCTCAATCCCTTTTTCAAGGGTTATCGCTATCATATCACAGGCTTGCATCACGGCCCCATTGGCTTCCCCACAGAAGACGCCAAAATGGGTCAAGCCCTCATTGATCGCTTGTTTGCAAAGATAGAATCTCGAATTGAGGAAATCACCCATATTGAGACCAAAGATCTTGAAGGTGCAGAGATTGCCATCATTGCTTATGGATCTGCTTCGCTAGCGGTAAAAGAAGCCATGGCTGAGCTGAAGGGCAAGGGCAAAAAAGTAGGATTGTTCCGACCCATCACCCTTTGGCCAAGCCCAGCAAAGCAACTCAAAGAATTGGGGGATAAATTTGAAAAAATCCTAGTAATCGAACTGAATAAGGGACAGTATCTTGAAGAAATTGAGCGCATTATGCAGAGAAGAGTGACATTTTTTGGCAAGGCAGATGGGCGAAGTATTTCCCCACATGAAATTATCGCAAAAATAGAGGAGATGTAA
- a CDS encoding 2-oxoglutarate ferredoxin oxidoreductase subunit beta: MAFNYDEYLRVDKLPTLWCWGCGDGVILKSIVRAIHTLGWDMKDVCLVSGIGCSGRMSSYVNCNTVHTTHGRAVAYATGIKFTHPDKHVIVVSGDGDALAIGGNHTMHACRRNIDINFVLVNNFIYGLTNSQTSPTTPKDMWTVTAQYGNIENSIDPCKLADIAGATFVARESVLDSAKIEKILVEGFKHRGFSFFDIHSNCHINLGRKNKMGEAVETLKWIDSRTISQRKYEQLSDEEKIGKFPTGILKHDTTKQEYTDAYQGVIDRALMKKGS; this comes from the coding sequence ATGGCTTTTAACTATGATGAATATTTACGGGTAGATAAATTGCCCACGCTCTGGTGCTGGGGCTGTGGCGATGGTGTGATTTTGAAATCCATCGTACGCGCGATTCATACTCTAGGATGGGATATGAAAGATGTGTGTTTGGTGAGCGGGATTGGCTGCAGCGGCAGAATGAGCTCTTATGTGAATTGCAATACCGTACACACCACGCATGGCAGGGCAGTTGCTTATGCTACAGGGATCAAATTCACCCATCCTGATAAACATGTAATTGTAGTGAGTGGAGATGGGGACGCTTTGGCAATAGGGGGCAATCACACAATGCATGCATGCCGCCGCAATATTGATATCAATTTTGTCTTGGTCAACAATTTTATCTATGGTCTGACAAATTCCCAAACCTCGCCCACCACTCCAAAAGACATGTGGACTGTTACCGCTCAATATGGCAATATTGAAAATAGCATCGATCCATGCAAGCTTGCTGATATCGCAGGAGCGACTTTTGTGGCCAGAGAAAGCGTGTTAGATTCTGCAAAAATCGAAAAAATCTTGGTGGAAGGCTTCAAACACAGGGGATTTAGCTTCTTTGACATCCATAGCAATTGCCACATCAATCTAGGAAGAAAAAATAAAATGGGAGAGGCAGTAGAAACGCTAAAATGGATTGACTCTCGCACAATCTCTCAACGCAAATACGAACAACTATCTGATGAGGAAAAGATCGGAAAGTTCCCTACAGGCATCCTCAAGCATGATACCACTAAGCAAGAATATACTGACGCATATCAAGGCGTTATTGACAGAGCATTAATGAAAAAGGGGAGTTAA
- the tsf gene encoding translation elongation factor Ts, whose amino-acid sequence MAEISAQLVKQLREMTDAGMMDCKKALVETQGDIQKAVEFLREKGLSKAAKKADRVAAEGVISVKVKEDLSNAVMLEINSETDFVAKNEAFKSLVQKSTLCVEKEGISCTNALQDADVEGEKFCDYLHSQIAKIGENIVVRRIANIQADANGIVTGYVHSNARVGVLLSLKCQNKANAEKVSELARNICMHAAAMKPQVLCYRAFDKDFIQKEKVALKAELEKENEELKRLGKPLKVIPEFISRCELTQEVLKAQEQKLKEELKKQGKPEAIWDKILPGQMDRFIADNTLIDQRLTLMGQFFVMDDKKTIAQVLEEKSKEIGDTIEILEYIRFELGEGIEKKVEDFAAEVAAQMQ is encoded by the coding sequence ATGGCAGAAATTAGCGCACAACTTGTAAAACAGCTCAGAGAAATGACAGATGCAGGGATGATGGACTGCAAAAAAGCATTGGTAGAAACCCAAGGAGACATCCAGAAGGCTGTAGAGTTTTTGAGAGAAAAAGGTCTAAGCAAGGCTGCAAAAAAGGCAGATAGAGTAGCGGCTGAGGGTGTAATCTCTGTGAAAGTCAAAGAGGATTTGAGTAATGCGGTGATGCTAGAAATCAACAGTGAGACAGATTTTGTCGCCAAAAATGAAGCATTCAAATCATTGGTACAAAAAAGCACACTTTGCGTAGAAAAAGAAGGAATTTCCTGCACAAATGCCTTGCAAGATGCAGATGTTGAGGGAGAGAAATTCTGCGACTATCTCCATAGCCAGATTGCCAAAATTGGCGAAAATATCGTGGTAAGGAGGATTGCCAATATTCAAGCAGATGCCAATGGAATCGTAACAGGCTATGTCCACTCTAATGCCAGAGTGGGGGTCTTGCTCTCTTTGAAATGCCAAAACAAAGCCAATGCAGAAAAAGTTAGTGAGCTTGCAAGGAATATCTGCATGCATGCTGCAGCGATGAAGCCGCAGGTGCTCTGCTACAGAGCCTTTGACAAGGATTTCATCCAAAAAGAAAAAGTCGCGCTCAAAGCAGAGTTAGAAAAAGAAAATGAAGAGCTCAAGAGACTGGGCAAACCACTAAAGGTAATCCCAGAGTTCATCAGTAGATGCGAGCTGACCCAAGAAGTCCTAAAAGCCCAAGAGCAAAAACTCAAAGAAGAGCTCAAAAAACAAGGCAAGCCAGAGGCCATTTGGGATAAAATCCTACCAGGACAAATGGATCGATTCATCGCAGACAATACACTAATAGATCAGAGACTCACTCTCATGGGGCAATTCTTTGTCATGGATGACAAAAAAACCATCGCTCAAGTCCTCGAGGAAAAATCCAAAGAAATTGGCGATACAATCGAGATCCTTGAGTACATTCGATTTGAACTTGGCGAGGGCATCGAGAAAAAAGTCGAGGATTTTGCTGCAGAAGTCGCTGCGCAAATGCAATAA
- a CDS encoding L-cysteine desulfidase family protein: MDIKDQIIQILKQEVKPALGCTEPASIALACSVASENLEEELCSLELFVSGNIMKNAIAVSVPNTGMKGIKIAAAMGYVCQNSALGLEVLKNATKEQLEEAKKLLGIIKISIEKNVPTVYIKAIATSKNHQVCVLITQSHCHVSLVQKDGKTLVENPHTEDCTSASLEIFSSLSLRDIYDLACMIEEEKIAFLGECAEMNQALSLEGLRKDYGLKIGRTFQKYSKDLPKDLGSQILIFTTAASDARMGGAPLPAMTNSGSGNQGITATMPVVIAAKHLGKEKDLNRALFLSHLTAIYIHSKLPKLSALCAVTTAGIGSYAGIAWLFTQNFDVVSRGICNMIGDISGILCDGASNGCSMKVSTTVQSVFKSLLIALEQSSLNAQDGIVSDDADKSIKNLCAIASNSMLDVDQQILEIMLAKNP; encoded by the coding sequence ATGGATATCAAAGATCAAATCATCCAAATTCTCAAGCAAGAAGTCAAACCTGCACTAGGCTGTACAGAACCAGCTTCCATAGCCCTGGCATGCTCAGTTGCCAGCGAGAATCTTGAAGAGGAACTCTGTAGCCTAGAGCTTTTTGTTTCTGGCAACATTATGAAAAATGCCATCGCGGTGAGTGTACCAAACACGGGAATGAAGGGGATTAAAATCGCTGCGGCAATGGGATATGTCTGCCAAAATAGTGCGCTTGGACTAGAGGTACTCAAAAATGCCACTAAAGAGCAGCTAGAAGAGGCAAAGAAACTCCTAGGCATCATCAAAATCTCTATAGAAAAAAATGTTCCCACAGTCTATATCAAGGCTATTGCCACAAGCAAAAATCATCAAGTATGCGTGCTGATAACACAAAGTCATTGCCATGTGAGTCTAGTACAAAAAGATGGCAAAACCCTTGTAGAAAATCCTCACACAGAGGACTGCACCTCCGCTTCACTAGAGATTTTCTCTTCTCTAAGCCTGCGCGACATCTATGATCTAGCCTGCATGATTGAGGAAGAAAAGATTGCTTTTTTGGGAGAATGCGCAGAGATGAACCAGGCTCTATCCTTAGAGGGTCTACGCAAGGATTATGGCCTAAAAATTGGCCGCACATTTCAAAAATACTCCAAAGATCTTCCAAAAGATTTGGGCAGCCAGATTCTCATTTTCACCACCGCGGCCTCCGATGCACGCATGGGTGGCGCGCCACTGCCTGCTATGACCAACTCTGGATCTGGTAATCAAGGCATCACTGCGACCATGCCTGTGGTCATCGCAGCAAAACATCTTGGCAAAGAAAAAGATCTCAATCGCGCGCTCTTCCTCTCTCATCTCACCGCCATCTACATTCACTCCAAACTCCCCAAACTCTCTGCACTCTGTGCAGTCACCACTGCTGGGATTGGCAGCTATGCAGGCATTGCATGGCTTTTCACACAGAATTTTGATGTGGTGTCTCGTGGCATTTGCAATATGATTGGGGATATTAGCGGAATTTTGTGCGATGGTGCCAGCAATGGATGCTCCATGAAAGTCTCCACCACCGTGCAGTCTGTATTCAAATCCTTATTAATAGCATTGGAGCAATCTAGTCTAAATGCCCAAGATGGAATTGTGAGCGATGATGCAGACAAAAGCATAAAAAATCTCTGCGCAATTGCTTCTAATAGCATGCTGGATGTAGATCAGCAGATCTTAGAAATCATGCTTGCAAAGAATCCATAA
- a CDS encoding 4Fe-4S binding protein yields MSDTVAHQGVPVWTNETRCKGCDICVSKCPAGVLSMQLDSKKVLGKIIKVMHPESCIGCRECELHCPDFAIYVADRKEFKFAKITQEAQERAQKIKQNHYFL; encoded by the coding sequence ATGTCAGATACAGTAGCTCACCAAGGTGTGCCAGTTTGGACCAATGAGACACGTTGCAAGGGTTGTGATATTTGCGTATCCAAATGCCCAGCTGGGGTATTGAGCATGCAATTAGATTCCAAAAAAGTCTTGGGTAAAATCATCAAAGTAATGCATCCTGAAAGCTGCATAGGATGCAGGGAATGCGAATTGCATTGCCCTGATTTTGCCATCTATGTGGCAGATCGCAAGGAATTTAAATTTGCAAAAATCACACAAGAAGCTCAAGAGCGAGCCCAAAAAATCAAACAAAATCATTACTTTTTATAA
- a CDS encoding 2-oxoacid:acceptor oxidoreductase family protein has translation MENQLRFTGVGGQGVLLAGEILAESRILANGYGLKASTYTSQVRGGPTKVDILLDDKEILYPYANEGEIDFMLSTAQISFNQFKSGVKDGGIVVVEPNLVTPTEEDRKKFQIHEIPIITIAKEEVGNVVTQSVVALAITVTFTKCVDRDLVFQTMLSKVPAKVADVNKKAFELGEKYALEAMQK, from the coding sequence ATGGAAAATCAACTTAGATTCACAGGCGTGGGTGGCCAGGGCGTTTTGCTCGCTGGGGAGATTCTCGCGGAATCCCGAATCCTTGCCAATGGCTATGGTCTCAAGGCTTCTACCTACACTTCACAGGTGAGAGGGGGGCCCACAAAGGTCGATATCTTGCTCGATGATAAAGAAATCCTTTACCCTTATGCAAATGAAGGCGAGATTGATTTTATGCTCTCCACCGCTCAAATCAGCTTCAATCAGTTCAAATCCGGTGTGAAGGATGGAGGGATTGTCGTCGTGGAGCCAAATCTCGTAACCCCCACAGAAGAAGATAGAAAAAAATTTCAGATTCATGAAATCCCCATCATCACGATTGCCAAAGAGGAGGTGGGAAATGTCGTCACACAATCTGTCGTCGCGTTGGCAATCACAGTGACTTTCACTAAATGCGTGGATCGGGATTTGGTATTCCAAACCATGCTCTCCAAGGTTCCCGCAAAGGTTGCAGATGTTAACAAAAAAGCATTTGAACTAGGTGAAAAATACGCGCTTGAAGCGATGCAAAAATAG
- a CDS encoding UDP-N-acetylglucosamine--N-acetylmuramyl-(pentapeptide) pyrophosphoryl-undecaprenol N-acetylglucosamine transferase, producing the protein MYVITGGGTGGHLAIAKALAIALKDKKQSMIYIGSMQGQDRAWFEQSDLFEAVYFLDTTGVVNARGVSLARAMWRQLKGIFSLRAIFAKHEIKGVISVGGFSAGPASMAAVLFGRRLFIHEQNAIKGRLNQILSPFARVIFGSFEDGGKNFIKTPYPVRKEFFLESRVRREIKTILFLGGSQGAVAINNFALSLAQDLILRGYKIIHQCGVKDLERMKQEYIQMGIFGKIDLFDFSPDIFGRISQADCCVCRAGASSVWELAASGIPCLYVPYPYAAGDHQYHNALYFEKKKLGLIAQQKDLTPEKLWEFFEFIGPNMAGISQGLQNTIQKNGAEMIVGRIMDSLQA; encoded by the coding sequence ATGTATGTGATTACTGGAGGCGGGACAGGAGGGCATTTGGCCATTGCCAAGGCATTGGCCATCGCGCTCAAAGACAAAAAGCAGTCTATGATTTATATTGGTTCGATGCAGGGACAGGATCGTGCTTGGTTTGAGCAAAGCGATCTCTTTGAGGCGGTGTATTTTTTGGATACCACTGGGGTGGTGAATGCGCGTGGAGTATCCTTGGCGCGCGCGATGTGGAGGCAGCTAAAGGGGATTTTTTCTCTGCGCGCTATTTTTGCCAAGCATGAAATTAAAGGTGTGATTAGCGTGGGGGGGTTTAGCGCTGGGCCAGCGAGCATGGCGGCAGTTTTGTTTGGTAGGCGTCTTTTTATCCATGAGCAAAATGCTATCAAAGGCAGGCTGAATCAAATCCTAAGTCCTTTTGCAAGGGTGATTTTTGGGAGTTTTGAGGATGGGGGCAAAAATTTCATCAAGACTCCTTATCCTGTGCGTAAGGAGTTTTTTTTGGAGTCCAGGGTGCGCAGAGAAATTAAAACCATACTTTTTTTGGGCGGTAGTCAGGGGGCTGTGGCGATCAATAATTTTGCATTGAGCTTGGCGCAAGACTTGATTTTGCGAGGATATAAGATCATCCACCAATGTGGGGTAAAAGATTTGGAGCGCATGAAGCAAGAGTATATTCAGATGGGGATTTTTGGAAAAATTGACTTGTTTGACTTTAGTCCAGATATTTTTGGCAGGATTTCTCAGGCAGATTGTTGCGTGTGTAGGGCGGGGGCCAGTAGTGTTTGGGAATTGGCAGCTAGTGGGATCCCCTGCCTCTATGTGCCTTATCCCTATGCCGCAGGGGATCATCAATATCATAATGCCTTGTATTTTGAGAAGAAAAAGCTCGGTCTCATTGCGCAGCAAAAGGATCTCACTCCAGAGAAATTATGGGAATTTTTTGAGTTTATTGGGCCTAATATGGCAGGCATTTCCCAGGGCTTACAGAACACCATCCAAAAAAATGGTGCAGAGATGATTGTGGGGAGGATTATGGATTCTTTGCAAGCATGA
- a CDS encoding DUF262 domain-containing protein — MNFKPEQKYIAKMLSEEDVKFIIPPYQRPYKWEIDHCETLWNDILNAFDNRNDEYFLGSIVAFSEKKDEFQIIDGQQRITTFTLLFRAFYECFKTESNSEKEKGDYEKAFGKCVWEYENERGFDFKRQHLKSEVVTAKEEENLSKILSDAIDEGFIQEHNKKNKNNRSPYVQNYLYFKGKLKDFKVKETLR; from the coding sequence ATGAATTTTAAACCCGAACAAAAATACATTGCAAAAATGCTAAGCGAAGAAGATGTAAAATTTATCATCCCGCCATATCAGCGCCCTTATAAATGGGAAATAGATCACTGTGAAACATTGTGGAATGATATTCTTAATGCCTTTGATAATAGGAATGATGAATATTTCTTGGGCTCCATTGTTGCTTTTTCAGAAAAGAAAGATGAATTTCAAATCATTGATGGACAACAAAGAATTACGACTTTTACCCTGCTTTTTAGAGCATTTTATGAGTGCTTTAAAACAGAATCTAATAGCGAAAAAGAAAAGGGGGATTATGAAAAAGCGTTTGGCAAATGCGTGTGGGAATATGAAAATGAAAGAGGATTTGACTTTAAAAGACAGCATTTGAAAAGTGAGGTCGTGACAGCAAAAGAAGAAGAAAATCTTAGCAAGATTCTAAGCGATGCAATCGATGAGGGCTTCATACAAGAGCATAACAAAAAAAACAAAAACAATCGCTCGCCTTATGTGCAAAACTATTTGTATTTTAAAGGTAAGTTAAAAGATTTTAAAGTCAAAGAAACACTTAGATGA
- a CDS encoding HNH endonuclease family protein translates to MLFVVCDSQESAMTIFNTLNSRGMPLSNADVLKGYLYKYYKERYSADLDCFIELWNEIEANIENVESNKDVNLDFLFLQYMHIIKAVHNDSNTTTIDFLDFFTSKDDKKVGSKTIKAWGSSDGWLYKDETMPFIRSLANFWLAPQDYLCGKSLNYINVLNIFQNKGWQSFVSCLVWKHRELFWDENIKKDRISQAFEAPLLELLKKVSLLFLRLEVTSNRISHLVLKLNINILQNENPSKKIDEIPYPSFETFKENMWEDRANKAKYLLYLYAYVYDNFSQPIDISGLEVEHILPKQWQNANFNGWDEESHKEYLEQIGNKILLPKKTNIKCADNFFAKKKEIYSKDARTKHLKEVQELAKLPQNGWLKEDIDNRNRAIYHRLESFFKENIDK, encoded by the coding sequence GTGTTGTTTGTGGTGTGTGATAGCCAAGAATCAGCAATGACAATTTTTAACACGCTCAATTCTCGTGGCATGCCACTATCCAATGCTGATGTGCTAAAAGGATATTTGTACAAATACTACAAAGAACGCTATAGCGCGGATTTAGATTGCTTCATCGAACTCTGGAACGAGATTGAAGCAAATATAGAGAATGTAGAGAGCAATAAAGATGTAAATCTTGATTTTCTATTTTTGCAGTATATGCACATCATTAAAGCAGTTCACAATGACTCAAATACGACGACGATAGATTTTTTAGACTTTTTTACCTCAAAAGATGATAAAAAAGTAGGAAGCAAAACAATAAAAGCTTGGGGTTCGTCTGATGGTTGGCTTTATAAGGATGAAACAATGCCCTTTATTAGATCACTTGCAAACTTTTGGTTAGCACCACAAGATTATCTGTGCGGAAAATCTCTCAATTATATAAATGTGCTAAATATTTTTCAAAATAAAGGCTGGCAGTCATTTGTAAGTTGTTTGGTATGGAAGCATAGAGAATTGTTTTGGGATGAAAATATTAAAAAAGATAGAATCAGCCAAGCATTTGAAGCACCACTGCTGGAACTGCTTAAAAAAGTAAGCTTGCTTTTTTTGAGACTAGAGGTTACTAGCAATAGAATTAGCCATTTGGTGTTGAAGTTAAACATTAATATTTTACAGAATGAAAATCCATCCAAAAAGATAGATGAAATCCCCTATCCATCATTTGAAACCTTCAAAGAAAATATGTGGGAAGATAGGGCAAATAAGGCCAAATACCTACTCTATCTTTATGCCTATGTTTATGATAATTTTTCACAGCCCATTGATATTTCTGGCTTGGAGGTTGAGCATATTTTGCCAAAACAATGGCAGAATGCTAACTTTAATGGTTGGGATGAAGAAAGTCATAAAGAATATTTAGAACAAATAGGCAACAAGATTTTGCTTCCTAAAAAAACCAATATTAAATGCGCTGATAATTTTTTTGCCAAAAAGAAAGAAATATATAGCAAGGATGCTAGAACCAAGCATTTAAAAGAAGTCCAAGAATTAGCAAAATTGCCCCAAAATGGTTGGTTAAAAGAGGATATAGACAATCGCAATAGAGCTATTTATCATCGCTTGGAAAGCTTTTTTAAAGAAAATATTGATAAGTGA
- the rpsB gene encoding 30S ribosomal protein S2 — MVTMKDLLECGVHFGHQTRRWNPKMKRFIFGVRKNIHIIDLQKTLRYFRYTYNIVRDAAAEGKTIMFVGTKKQASETLKEYAEKIQIPYVNYRWLGGMLTNFGTIKKSIRKLEIIEEMEASGQIDMLTKKERLMVLRKKEKLNKYLGGVRHMKKAPDVVFVIDVVKEKIAVAEARRLGIPVVAPLDTNCDPDVVDYPIPGNDDAIRSIQLFCKEMTEAIVEGRAMIDGSQETETETQAATEEEKQNLMDEVTAEIEKEMTKGEA; from the coding sequence ATGGTAACAATGAAAGATCTGCTAGAGTGCGGAGTACATTTCGGACATCAGACAAGACGCTGGAATCCAAAAATGAAGCGATTTATTTTTGGTGTGAGAAAAAATATTCATATCATTGATTTGCAAAAAACCCTACGCTACTTTCGATATACCTACAACATCGTGAGAGATGCTGCTGCAGAGGGTAAAACCATCATGTTTGTGGGCACAAAAAAGCAGGCAAGCGAAACCCTCAAGGAATATGCAGAAAAAATCCAAATTCCCTATGTCAATTATCGCTGGTTAGGTGGCATGCTCACCAACTTTGGTACTATCAAAAAATCCATTCGCAAGCTTGAAATCATCGAAGAAATGGAGGCAAGCGGACAGATTGATATGCTTACCAAAAAAGAAAGATTAATGGTCCTAAGAAAAAAAGAAAAACTCAATAAATATCTTGGCGGCGTGAGACATATGAAAAAAGCTCCAGATGTGGTTTTTGTCATCGATGTGGTCAAAGAGAAAATCGCCGTGGCAGAAGCCAGGAGGCTGGGCATCCCCGTCGTAGCTCCGCTGGATACCAATTGCGATCCTGACGTTGTGGATTACCCTATTCCCGGGAATGATGATGCCATTCGCTCCATTCAGCTTTTCTGCAAAGAAATGACCGAGGCAATCGTTGAAGGACGTGCGATGATTGATGGCAGCCAGGAGACTGAAACAGAGACACAAGCTGCCACTGAGGAAGAAAAACAAAATCTCATGGATGAGGTAACCGCAGAAATAGAAAAAGAAATGACAAAGGGAGAGGCATAA